The following coding sequences lie in one Biomphalaria glabrata chromosome 18, xgBioGlab47.1, whole genome shotgun sequence genomic window:
- the LOC106068779 gene encoding mediator of RNA polymerase II transcription subunit 31-like isoform X3, with protein sequence MLESEEQQRTRFQIELEFVQCLANPNYLNFLAQRGYFKDQNFINYLKYLLYWKEPKYAKFLKYPQCLHMLELLQYEHFRKELVNSQCAKFIDDQQLLHWQHYQRKRSALLQEQAEKSQTSKDAKEPKQISAQSVT encoded by the exons atgttag AATCTGAAGAACAACAGAGAACAAGATTTCAAATTGAATTGGAATTTGTACAGTGTCTAGCAAATCCAAATTATTTGAATT ttctggCACAACGAGGTTATTTTAAGGACCAAAACTTTATTAACTACCTCAAATATCTGCTTTATTGGAAGGAACCAAAATATGCTAAATTTCTCAA ATACCCCCAATGTCTTCATATGTTAGAGTTGCTTCAGTATGAACACTTCCGCAAAGAGCTGGTCAATTCTCAGTGTGCTAAGTTCATAGATGACCAGCAGCTTCTGCACTGGCAGCACTatcagagaaagagaagtgCTTTGTTACAG GAACAAGCAGAAAAATCCCAGACTAGCAAAGATGCCAAGGAACCCAAACAGATTTCAGCCCAGTCAGTGACGTGA
- the LOC106068779 gene encoding mediator of RNA polymerase II transcription subunit 31-like isoform X2 — protein MDRKEKRFESEEQQRTRFQIELEFVQCLANPNYLNFLAQRGYFKDQNFINYLKYLLYWKEPKYAKFLKYPQCLHMLELLQYEHFRKELVNSQCAKFIDDQQLLHWQHYQRKRSALLQEQAEKSQTSKDAKEPKQISAQSVT, from the exons AATCTGAAGAACAACAGAGAACAAGATTTCAAATTGAATTGGAATTTGTACAGTGTCTAGCAAATCCAAATTATTTGAATT ttctggCACAACGAGGTTATTTTAAGGACCAAAACTTTATTAACTACCTCAAATATCTGCTTTATTGGAAGGAACCAAAATATGCTAAATTTCTCAA ATACCCCCAATGTCTTCATATGTTAGAGTTGCTTCAGTATGAACACTTCCGCAAAGAGCTGGTCAATTCTCAGTGTGCTAAGTTCATAGATGACCAGCAGCTTCTGCACTGGCAGCACTatcagagaaagagaagtgCTTTGTTACAG GAACAAGCAGAAAAATCCCAGACTAGCAAAGATGCCAAGGAACCCAAACAGATTTCAGCCCAGTCAGTGACGTGA
- the LOC106068779 gene encoding mediator of RNA polymerase II transcription subunit 31-like isoform X1 yields MCTKPPPQKESEEQQRTRFQIELEFVQCLANPNYLNFLAQRGYFKDQNFINYLKYLLYWKEPKYAKFLKYPQCLHMLELLQYEHFRKELVNSQCAKFIDDQQLLHWQHYQRKRSALLQEQAEKSQTSKDAKEPKQISAQSVT; encoded by the exons ATGTGCACAAAGCCACCGCCTCAAAAGG AATCTGAAGAACAACAGAGAACAAGATTTCAAATTGAATTGGAATTTGTACAGTGTCTAGCAAATCCAAATTATTTGAATT ttctggCACAACGAGGTTATTTTAAGGACCAAAACTTTATTAACTACCTCAAATATCTGCTTTATTGGAAGGAACCAAAATATGCTAAATTTCTCAA ATACCCCCAATGTCTTCATATGTTAGAGTTGCTTCAGTATGAACACTTCCGCAAAGAGCTGGTCAATTCTCAGTGTGCTAAGTTCATAGATGACCAGCAGCTTCTGCACTGGCAGCACTatcagagaaagagaagtgCTTTGTTACAG GAACAAGCAGAAAAATCCCAGACTAGCAAAGATGCCAAGGAACCCAAACAGATTTCAGCCCAGTCAGTGACGTGA